Within the Candidatus Nezhaarchaeota archaeon genome, the region GGCGATTAAGGAGGCGGAGGGGAGGGGGGTCAGGGTGGGGCACGTGAGGCTGAAGACCCTCTGGCCCTTCCCAGAGGAGCCGGTGAGGGCTCTATCGGAGAGGGTGGGCGCGATAGTGGTGCCGGAGCTTAACCTAGGACAGGTGGTCTTCGAGGTGGAGAGGGTGGCGCGGGGCAGGTGCCGCGTAGTGGGGCTGAACAAGATAGGGGGAGGGGAGCTAATAACCCCCGGCGAGGTCTTAAAGGCGCTAATTAAGTGGGCTTCGTGAGGGGCCATGCCTCACTTCGCCCTGAAGTACCTTAGGCAGGAGGCCCTGCCGACTGCTTTCTGCCCTGGCTGCGGCTGCGGGATAGTCGCCAACTGCTTCCTTAAGGCGGTCGAGGAGCTGGGCTTCGACAGCCTAGAGAGGTTCGTGTTCTGCAGCGGCATAGGCTGCTCCTCCTGGATACCCAACCCCTACTTTAAGGCGGACGCCATACACGCTCTCCACGGGCGGAGCATCCCGGTGGCCATGGGGGTGAAGCTGGCTAGGCCGGACCTAGAGGTAGTCGTGTTCGGGGGGGACGGGGACATAGCCGGCATAGGCCTAGGCCACCTAGTACACGCGGCGAAGAGGAACTTGGAGATAAGGGTGATAATGGTGAACAACATGGTCTACGGCATGACCGGCGGCCAAGTAGCCCCCACCACCCCGAGGGGCCTAGTGACCGGGACTACGCCCTACGGGAACCTCGAGCTGAGCATGGACGTAGCTAAGCTAGTGGCTAGCGCGGGGGCTAGCTACGCGGCCAGGTGGACGGTGGCCCACGCCGCCTCCCTGAAGAGCTCGATTAAGCGGGCCCTGAAGGTCAGGGGCTTCGCCTACGTGGAGGCCGTAGCCCAGTGC harbors:
- a CDS encoding thiamine pyrophosphate-dependent enzyme; the protein is MPHFALKYLRQEALPTAFCPGCGCGIVANCFLKAVEELGFDSLERFVFCSGIGCSSWIPNPYFKADAIHALHGRSIPVAMGVKLARPDLEVVVFGGDGDIAGIGLGHLVHAAKRNLEIRVIMVNNMVYGMTGGQVAPTTPRGLVTGTTPYGNLELSMDVAKLVASAGASYAARWTVAHAASLKSSIKRALKVRGFAYVEAVAQCPTHLGRRNRLGGAAEMIRWMLRNSVDVAKLGAQEVEEGKIPVGVYVDRERPGFVESYWA